In Chitinophaga sp. HK235, a single window of DNA contains:
- a CDS encoding ABC transporter permease: MIRNYFKVAWRNITNNKGYSAINILGLSAGMAVAMLITLWVVNEYAYDRFLPDNNQLYRVMRNFENNGDTLTFNTVSLKLSDVLRSEIPEMEYVCEADWLSTHGLMAGDRKVVMDGGGVQQDFLKAFQFPLLQGKAETVFQDPSSIVLTKSAAAALFGKEDPMGKMVRVDNRDNFRITGILQDLPANSTFQFKYLIPFSYYDQTSIFVKNSRSGGFDNNAFQIFVKLKAGVDFDRLAAKIAFLEKREKGSTNAEKSIVILQAMNRWHLFGEYKNGKNTGGFIDYIRIFSVIGVLVLIIACINFVNLTTARSGKRGREVGIRKAIGSQRSQLVIQFLVESLLLSFMALICSLLMVWLLLPAFNSITGTAVHMPASNVSFWGITLLCVVLTGIAAGLKPAVYLSSFNPVRTLKGAVKTGRSAVFSRRALVVVQFTCSIALVISTLVIYRQMQYAKERPTGYDADRLVMSQMSYDLNKHYDVLKNELLQSGLVSQVARSSSPPTTISWHSDLKYFPGKLPGETVEMGMIVISNDYFSTMGMKLLSGRDYTQGLADSNSVILNEAAVKRLRLKDPLNAEIRRGENERYRVIGVVRNALMLSPFQQADPTMFTRTYDEGEYLLYRLAPGVEPHKALAGLETIFNKYNPAYPYVYEFVDKAYNSKFYQEVLTGRLSGILAILAIAISCLGLLGLAAYMAEQRTKEIGVRKVLGASIVQVWFLLSRDFIVLVLISCLIASPLALYFLQHWLAQYEYRINIGPGVFLVAAVMALLITLCTISFQAIRAAVANPVKSLRTE, translated from the coding sequence ATGATCAGAAACTACTTTAAGGTTGCCTGGCGCAACATTACTAACAATAAAGGGTACAGTGCTATCAATATTCTGGGCCTGTCTGCCGGCATGGCGGTGGCTATGCTGATAACGTTGTGGGTAGTCAACGAATATGCCTACGACCGTTTTCTGCCTGACAATAACCAGTTGTACAGAGTGATGCGCAACTTCGAAAATAACGGGGACACGCTTACTTTTAATACGGTATCCTTAAAGCTGTCGGATGTATTGCGTAGTGAGATACCAGAGATGGAGTATGTATGTGAAGCCGACTGGCTGAGTACACACGGGCTCATGGCAGGAGACCGTAAAGTGGTGATGGACGGTGGTGGCGTACAGCAGGATTTCCTGAAAGCCTTTCAGTTTCCTTTGCTGCAGGGCAAGGCTGAAACAGTGTTTCAGGACCCTTCTTCTATTGTACTGACAAAATCTGCTGCCGCAGCCTTGTTCGGCAAAGAAGACCCCATGGGAAAGATGGTCCGCGTTGACAACCGTGATAATTTCAGGATAACCGGTATCCTGCAGGATTTACCGGCTAATTCCACTTTTCAGTTTAAGTACCTCATTCCGTTCAGTTACTACGATCAAACGTCCATTTTTGTTAAAAACAGCCGCAGCGGAGGTTTTGATAACAATGCCTTTCAGATATTCGTCAAGTTGAAGGCGGGGGTTGACTTTGACCGGCTGGCGGCAAAGATTGCTTTTCTGGAAAAGCGGGAAAAGGGCAGTACCAATGCGGAGAAGTCGATTGTGATCCTGCAGGCGATGAACCGCTGGCATCTGTTTGGCGAATATAAAAACGGAAAGAATACAGGCGGGTTTATCGATTATATCCGCATATTCAGTGTAATAGGCGTATTGGTGCTGATCATCGCCTGTATCAACTTTGTAAACCTTACCACGGCCAGGTCAGGGAAGCGGGGCAGGGAAGTGGGCATCCGCAAGGCCATTGGGTCACAACGGTCGCAGTTGGTGATACAGTTTTTGGTGGAGTCATTGTTGCTCTCCTTTATGGCGTTAATATGTTCTTTGCTGATGGTATGGCTGCTGTTGCCTGCCTTTAACAGCATAACCGGTACAGCGGTGCACATGCCGGCAAGTAATGTGAGCTTCTGGGGCATCACCCTGTTATGTGTGGTGTTGACCGGTATTGCTGCCGGCCTGAAACCTGCGGTTTACCTGTCGTCTTTCAATCCGGTGCGAACACTGAAGGGAGCGGTGAAAACAGGACGGTCTGCCGTATTCTCCCGCCGGGCGCTGGTAGTGGTTCAGTTTACCTGCTCTATAGCGCTGGTGATCAGCACACTGGTGATCTACCGGCAAATGCAGTATGCCAAAGAGCGGCCTACTGGCTATGATGCAGACAGGCTGGTCATGTCACAGATGTCTTATGATCTGAACAAACATTATGATGTATTAAAGAATGAATTGTTGCAAAGCGGGCTGGTTTCTCAGGTAGCCCGGTCTTCCAGTCCTCCTACCACTATCAGCTGGCACAGTGACCTGAAATATTTCCCAGGCAAGCTGCCAGGGGAGACGGTTGAGATGGGGATGATCGTTATTTCCAATGATTACTTTTCAACGATGGGTATGAAATTGCTGAGTGGCCGGGACTATACACAGGGCCTGGCAGACAGCAACAGTGTAATCCTGAATGAGGCGGCCGTGAAGCGGCTCCGGCTGAAAGATCCGCTTAATGCGGAGATCAGGCGTGGAGAGAACGAGCGGTACCGGGTAATCGGCGTGGTGCGCAATGCGTTGATGCTGTCTCCGTTTCAGCAGGCTGACCCAACCATGTTTACCCGTACTTATGATGAAGGAGAGTATCTGTTGTACCGGCTGGCGCCGGGGGTAGAGCCACATAAAGCATTAGCAGGGCTGGAGACTATATTCAACAAATATAATCCTGCTTATCCCTATGTTTATGAGTTTGTAGATAAAGCATACAACAGTAAATTTTATCAGGAAGTGCTGACAGGAAGGCTTTCCGGGATTTTAGCCATACTGGCCATTGCCATTTCCTGTCTGGGGTTATTGGGGCTGGCCGCCTATATGGCCGAACAACGGACGAAGGAGATAGGGGTCCGCAAGGTGCTGGGGGCTTCTATTGTGCAGGTATGGTTCCTCTTGTCGCGGGATTTTATCGTACTGGTGCTGATCAGTTGTCTGATTGCGTCTCCGCTGGCGTTGTATTTCCTGCAGCATTGGCTGGCGCAGTATGAATACCGTATTAACATTGGTCCGGGCGTCTTTCTGGTGGCGGCAGTGATGGCACTGCTGATCACGCTGTGCACGATTAGTTTCCAGGCTATCAGGGCCGCAGTGGCCAATCCGGTAAAGAGCCTCCGTACAGAATAG
- a CDS encoding type II asparaginase: protein MKKLLSIICILIVCFTVSAQKLPRVKILATGGTIAGKGASADRAAYKAGSLPIKDLIEAVPGIDKVAEISGEQISNVGSQDMTVDIWIKLNKRINEIFKNNEADGIVITHGTDTQEETAYFLSLTVRYDLPVVLTGSMRPATAISADGPKNLYDAVTVAASPNSRGKGVMVVFSENIFAGREAEKISTTHVDAFKAPNTGPVGQVYDGKVVYYMHDQRKGNKNTPFDITGMDKLPNVVVAELFADAPSTTIDAYIDKGVDGIVTAGLGNGNLNKVNTEAVMRAVNKGITICRSSRVLTGRVTLYDETDDAKLGTIVSDDLSPQKARILLMLGLTKTKDKKTLQQYFFTY from the coding sequence ATGAAAAAACTGTTAAGTATCATTTGTATCCTGATTGTATGTTTTACGGTATCTGCGCAAAAACTTCCCCGTGTCAAAATACTGGCCACCGGCGGTACTATTGCCGGTAAAGGGGCGTCTGCCGACCGTGCGGCCTACAAGGCAGGATCCTTGCCTATCAAAGATCTCATTGAGGCCGTGCCGGGCATCGATAAAGTGGCAGAGATCTCAGGAGAACAGATCTCCAACGTAGGCAGTCAGGATATGACAGTAGACATCTGGATCAAGCTGAACAAACGTATCAACGAGATATTTAAAAACAATGAAGCGGATGGCATCGTGATCACCCACGGTACAGATACCCAGGAAGAAACAGCCTACTTCCTCAGCCTCACCGTTAGGTACGATCTGCCGGTAGTGCTTACCGGTTCTATGCGCCCGGCTACTGCTATCAGTGCCGACGGTCCCAAAAACCTGTATGACGCCGTTACGGTAGCAGCCAGTCCCAATTCCAGAGGCAAAGGTGTGATGGTGGTGTTCAGTGAAAATATCTTTGCCGGCCGCGAAGCGGAAAAAATCAGCACTACCCACGTAGATGCGTTTAAAGCTCCCAACACCGGACCAGTAGGACAGGTGTACGACGGCAAGGTGGTGTATTATATGCACGACCAGCGTAAGGGTAACAAAAATACACCCTTCGATATCACGGGCATGGATAAACTGCCTAACGTGGTAGTCGCCGAACTCTTTGCCGACGCGCCTTCCACTACTATTGATGCCTATATCGACAAAGGTGTGGATGGTATCGTGACCGCCGGACTGGGTAATGGTAACCTGAACAAAGTCAATACAGAAGCTGTAATGCGTGCTGTGAACAAAGGTATCACCATATGCCGCTCTTCCCGGGTGCTTACCGGCAGGGTGACCCTGTACGATGAAACGGACGACGCCAAACTGGGCACCATCGTAAGCGATGACCTCAGCCCCCAGAAAGCCCGTATCCTCCTGATGCTGGGACTCACAAAAACCAAAGACAAAAAGACATTACAGCAATATTTCTTTACTTACTGA
- the aspD gene encoding aspartate 4-decarboxylase, with protein sequence MGLTKLKTSKKREHMLESLSPFQLKDNLIKLAQEESRQSTTVMLNAGRGNPNWIATTPREAFFTLGLFGLEECRRVMDNTEGLAGIPEKKGIAKRFEKFLAANKTAPGIELLQKVYKYGIKQHNYNPDAWVHELAESVIGDQYPVPDRMLSHMEPIVHDYLMKEMCNDEPPSGKYDLFAVEGGTAAMCYIFDSLMQNFLIKKGDKIALMVPVFTPYIEIPQLERFGFDVVQLKASTMNKDGRHTWQYPDSELNQLKDPSIRILFTVNPSNPPSTAIDPDGLSKIIRIVKKDNPGLMVVTDDVYGTFVPGFRSLMAAIPYNTIGVYSFSKYFGCTGWRLGVIAVHRKNMFDESISRLPAASTKALTKRYGSIALDPQHIKFIDRMVADSRMVALNHTAGLSLPQQTQMMLFAAFALLDTKNKYKKLTQVLVQKRLRLLWDELEIALVKDALNAGYYSEIDIQVWSEKVYGEKFFIWLKQNFEPVDILFRLAERTGVVLLNGGGFDGPEWSVRVSLANLPTASYPLIGRHITEIMRAYAGVWKSNGTLKK encoded by the coding sequence ATGGGACTTACAAAACTTAAAACCAGTAAAAAAAGAGAGCATATGCTGGAAAGCCTGAGCCCTTTTCAGTTGAAGGATAACCTGATCAAACTGGCGCAGGAGGAGAGCCGTCAAAGCACTACAGTGATGCTGAACGCCGGCCGGGGTAATCCCAACTGGATAGCCACCACACCACGCGAAGCTTTTTTTACGCTGGGCCTCTTCGGACTGGAGGAGTGCAGACGGGTAATGGACAATACAGAAGGGCTGGCTGGTATCCCGGAGAAAAAGGGGATTGCCAAACGTTTTGAAAAATTTCTTGCTGCCAATAAAACAGCGCCAGGTATAGAATTGCTGCAGAAAGTATATAAATACGGTATCAAACAACATAACTACAATCCGGATGCATGGGTGCATGAACTGGCGGAGAGTGTGATAGGCGACCAGTATCCGGTGCCTGATAGGATGTTGTCGCATATGGAACCTATCGTGCACGACTATCTTATGAAGGAGATGTGCAACGATGAACCTCCTTCCGGTAAATATGATCTCTTTGCCGTAGAAGGCGGTACTGCAGCCATGTGTTACATCTTTGATTCGCTGATGCAGAATTTTCTGATCAAAAAGGGAGATAAGATAGCGCTGATGGTGCCCGTGTTTACACCTTACATCGAGATACCCCAGCTGGAGCGTTTCGGCTTTGATGTGGTGCAGTTAAAAGCCAGCACGATGAACAAAGATGGACGTCATACCTGGCAGTATCCGGATAGTGAGCTGAATCAATTAAAAGACCCGTCTATTCGTATATTGTTCACCGTTAATCCCAGCAATCCGCCTTCCACCGCCATTGATCCGGATGGACTTAGCAAGATTATCAGGATTGTAAAAAAAGATAATCCTGGTTTGATGGTGGTGACAGATGATGTATATGGTACCTTTGTGCCGGGATTTCGTTCACTTATGGCTGCCATACCCTACAATACCATCGGGGTATATTCCTTTTCCAAATACTTTGGCTGTACCGGATGGCGCCTGGGAGTGATCGCTGTTCACAGGAAAAATATGTTCGACGAAAGTATCAGCCGTTTACCCGCGGCCAGCACCAAAGCATTGACAAAACGTTACGGTAGCATTGCGCTTGATCCGCAGCATATCAAATTTATTGACAGAATGGTGGCCGACAGCCGCATGGTGGCACTCAACCATACGGCCGGACTCTCTTTGCCGCAACAGACGCAGATGATGCTCTTTGCTGCCTTTGCGCTGCTGGATACTAAAAACAAGTACAAAAAACTGACGCAGGTATTGGTGCAGAAACGTCTCAGACTGTTGTGGGATGAGCTGGAAATAGCGTTGGTAAAAGATGCGTTGAATGCCGGTTATTATTCTGAAATAGATATACAGGTATGGAGTGAAAAAGTGTATGGAGAGAAATTTTTCATATGGCTGAAACAAAACTTCGAACCGGTAGACATCCTGTTCCGGCTGGCGGAAAGGACCGGAGTGGTACTATTGAACGGTGGCGGCTTTGATGGCCCGGAATGGTCTGTGCGTGTTTCGCTGGCCAATCTGCCTACAGCGTCGTATCCTTTAATCGGCAGACATATTACTGAGATCATGCGTGCCTATGCAGGCGTATGGAAAAGTAACGGAACCCTGAAAAAATAA
- the aspT gene encoding aspartate-alanine antiporter — MQWITHVLQQYPELAIFLTIALGFAIGPLKIKTFSLGTVTAVLLVGVLVGQLKIDISPTVKSVFFLMFLFAVGYSVGPQFFRGLKKTGLPQMGFAVLMLITCLVFPWLCARVMGYHMGQAAGLLAGSQTISAVIGVAGDTINGLPLSAQQKQEFINAIPVCYAVTYIFGTAGSAWLLASVAPAMLGGLEKVKKACKELEASMGAGDESDQPGMIAADRVVIFRAYKVTSDWFDKGQTVKALEERLAAHDLRLFVEKVRQQNKVVEVAPDVVIHKGDSIVISGRRANLVGEYGLVGPEIQDGELLHFPAEALPVLVAKKEIAGLTAEELRAKPFMHGIFIRSIKAVDIEVPVMPNTVIERGDMIELVGLKKEVDKAAQQIGYADRPTEKTDMTFVGLGIVIGGLIGVLTIRIGGVPISLSASGGALIIGLVFGWLRSQHPTFGRIPAPALWVMNNVGLNMFIAVVGISAGPGFVDGFKQVGISLFLVGAVATALPLLSGVLMGRYLFKFHPALILGCTAGARTTTAALGAIQDAVDSKTPALGYTVTYAVGNTLLIIWGVVIVLLMQ, encoded by the coding sequence ATGCAGTGGATCACCCATGTACTTCAGCAGTATCCGGAACTGGCTATTTTCCTCACTATCGCGCTGGGTTTCGCTATAGGCCCTTTAAAAATCAAAACATTCAGTCTGGGTACTGTAACTGCTGTGCTGCTGGTAGGCGTACTGGTAGGGCAGCTGAAGATTGATATATCTCCCACGGTGAAGTCGGTATTTTTCCTGATGTTTCTGTTTGCAGTAGGATATAGTGTAGGTCCACAGTTTTTTCGTGGCCTGAAAAAAACGGGTTTGCCACAGATGGGATTTGCTGTGCTGATGTTGATCACCTGTCTTGTTTTTCCCTGGCTCTGTGCGCGGGTGATGGGGTATCACATGGGACAGGCAGCCGGATTGCTGGCCGGTTCACAAACTATATCAGCCGTGATAGGCGTAGCTGGTGATACCATCAATGGTTTACCGTTATCTGCTCAGCAAAAGCAGGAGTTTATCAATGCAATACCGGTATGTTATGCCGTGACTTATATCTTCGGCACAGCAGGATCTGCCTGGCTGTTGGCCAGTGTGGCCCCCGCTATGTTGGGAGGGCTGGAGAAAGTGAAGAAAGCATGTAAAGAGCTGGAAGCCTCTATGGGCGCCGGTGATGAAAGTGATCAGCCTGGTATGATTGCAGCAGACAGGGTGGTTATTTTCCGTGCCTATAAAGTTACCAGCGACTGGTTTGATAAAGGGCAAACCGTAAAGGCGCTGGAGGAGCGGCTGGCAGCCCATGATCTTCGTTTGTTTGTAGAAAAGGTGCGTCAGCAGAATAAAGTGGTGGAGGTGGCGCCGGATGTGGTGATCCATAAAGGAGACAGTATTGTGATCAGCGGAAGACGAGCCAATCTGGTAGGGGAATATGGGCTGGTAGGACCTGAGATTCAGGATGGTGAGTTGTTGCATTTCCCCGCAGAGGCGTTGCCGGTGCTGGTGGCCAAAAAAGAGATTGCAGGCCTTACAGCAGAAGAGTTGCGTGCAAAGCCGTTTATGCACGGCATTTTCATCCGTAGTATTAAAGCTGTTGATATTGAAGTGCCCGTGATGCCGAATACCGTGATTGAACGGGGAGACATGATAGAGCTGGTGGGCCTCAAAAAAGAAGTGGACAAGGCCGCACAACAGATAGGCTACGCTGACAGGCCTACGGAAAAGACCGATATGACTTTTGTTGGACTGGGTATTGTGATAGGAGGATTGATAGGAGTGCTGACGATAAGAATAGGTGGAGTGCCTATCAGTCTGAGCGCCAGTGGTGGTGCGCTGATCATCGGGCTGGTATTTGGCTGGCTTCGCTCCCAGCATCCTACCTTCGGGCGTATTCCTGCACCAGCCTTATGGGTGATGAACAATGTGGGGCTGAATATGTTTATAGCTGTAGTGGGCATCTCTGCAGGTCCCGGCTTTGTCGATGGATTTAAGCAGGTAGGCATAAGCCTTTTTCTGGTAGGAGCCGTTGCCACAGCGCTGCCATTGTTATCCGGCGTACTGATGGGCAGATATCTTTTTAAGTTCCACCCTGCACTGATACTAGGCTGTACTGCCGGTGCACGTACCACCACCGCAGCACTAGGTGCCATTCAGGATGCAGTAGACAGTAAAACACCTGCCCTGGGTTATACGGTTACTTATGCTGTGGGTAATACCCTGCTGATCATCTGGGGCGTCGTGATTGTCCTGCTCATGCAATAG
- a CDS encoding glycoside hydrolase, with amino-acid sequence MKKNLKGLSLPFMAMVLATGCAKNMQDNLRDTPGKLDTKAGIAAAISLDTATITLNWGTTYQRLEGFGAFAGRATPFFESPKRDSIMKQLWGTDGLQLNMIRGEVMYNYPFDKTTGTVTIQPAGTSVDMDITSAGYQALTSAQKAQLAQLWILKKVKERYQTPIMFASTWTPPLSMKTNPNSESGKNFNGLNYSCCSTDFANYLAGFTKAYQNEGINFYGISPSNEPENVFSDWAASYWTAGHLGEFITNNLRPALNAKGLNTVKIISSENAAWGTANSFLSGMDKSNVDVLAGHGYVEIGDLILGKRGLNPNPVTWNYATGNRPVWMTEASDDSGVYDNTMTGGLKLAINMHKFLAECNVNAYVYWLGMLAIRNNESLICTNGDGSLDYPKTYDVMGQYSRFVHAGYYRFNSALANNSTLKVSAWKDPATGKFSVVIVNPGGSETHCRLNLSGFSSSQLTSYLTADNSSAHWQQSAPISPAANGGFVVVVPPSSVITFTGNAI; translated from the coding sequence ATGAAAAAAAATCTGAAAGGACTCTCCCTCCCCTTTATGGCGATGGTTCTGGCCACTGGTTGTGCTAAAAACATGCAGGACAACCTCCGTGACACGCCTGGCAAATTGGACACAAAAGCCGGTATTGCTGCTGCCATCAGTCTGGACACCGCCACCATCACCCTTAACTGGGGCACCACCTACCAACGTTTAGAAGGATTCGGCGCTTTTGCAGGACGTGCCACTCCATTTTTTGAATCTCCCAAACGGGACAGCATCATGAAGCAGCTGTGGGGAACAGACGGCTTGCAATTAAACATGATCCGTGGGGAAGTAATGTATAATTATCCTTTTGACAAAACCACCGGTACCGTTACCATTCAGCCTGCAGGAACAAGCGTTGATATGGATATCACCAGTGCAGGATACCAGGCGCTTACCAGCGCACAGAAAGCCCAACTGGCGCAGCTGTGGATTCTGAAAAAGGTTAAAGAACGCTACCAGACACCGATTATGTTTGCCAGCACCTGGACACCACCACTGTCCATGAAAACAAACCCCAACAGCGAAAGCGGCAAAAACTTCAATGGTCTCAACTATAGCTGCTGCTCTACAGATTTTGCCAATTACCTGGCAGGATTCACCAAAGCCTATCAGAACGAGGGTATCAATTTTTACGGCATCTCCCCCAGCAACGAACCGGAGAATGTATTCTCCGACTGGGCCGCCTCTTACTGGACAGCTGGTCACCTGGGTGAGTTCATCACCAATAATCTCCGGCCGGCATTAAACGCCAAAGGACTGAATACCGTTAAAATTATCTCTTCTGAAAATGCAGCCTGGGGCACCGCCAACAGCTTCCTGTCTGGTATGGACAAAAGCAATGTAGATGTGCTGGCTGGCCATGGTTATGTGGAGATCGGTGACCTGATTTTAGGTAAAAGAGGTTTAAACCCCAACCCTGTTACCTGGAACTATGCTACCGGCAACAGACCAGTATGGATGACCGAAGCATCCGATGATTCCGGGGTATATGATAATACCATGACCGGTGGTCTTAAGCTGGCAATCAACATGCATAAGTTCCTGGCAGAATGTAACGTCAACGCCTATGTGTACTGGCTGGGTATGCTGGCCATCCGTAACAACGAATCGCTGATCTGCACCAATGGAGACGGATCACTGGACTACCCTAAAACATATGATGTAATGGGACAGTACTCCCGGTTTGTACATGCTGGTTATTACCGTTTCAACTCCGCCCTGGCCAACAATTCCACATTAAAGGTATCTGCCTGGAAAGACCCGGCTACCGGTAAATTCAGTGTGGTGATTGTTAACCCAGGTGGGTCAGAAACACATTGCAGACTCAACTTGTCCGGATTTAGTTCCAGCCAGCTGACAAGCTACCTCACTGCCGACAACTCCAGCGCGCACTGGCAGCAAAGCGCTCCGATATCGCCTGCAGCCAATGGCGGCTTTGTAGTAGTGGTACCGCCTTCCAGCGTGATCACCTTTACAGGCAATGCTATCTAG
- a CDS encoding RagB/SusD family nutrient uptake outer membrane protein, whose amino-acid sequence MKTSILKYTLLAGLACSLFSCTKLDETFYDRGTDDNFLKTEDELNAFANGAYANLRKYRDAYWKMNEVTTDETTVPSRGADWNEGGLWRVLISHQFPVTHQYINDMWNSIYRDGVNPVNAILQKLEGSSIQLPTKTQVVAQMKVLRAFHFYLAMDAFGNIPIVTSFSQTEPPKNTPRAQAFTFIEKEILDNINALPAELNTRNYGKVTKGMGFMLLAKLYANAEVYTGMPRWNDCIRMCDSVTKQGYQLEADYFANFSTHNETSKENIFVVPYDAINAKGMMLHYLTLHYNSRYTYGLPSSPWNGWCTLKAHYESYDNDDRRKTIFLVGQQYAQDGTPLKTEQGAPLIFTPEINDLANATQTEGVRIVKYEIEKNTPYADQNNDLVIFRYADALMLKAEGLLRTGQTGPALSLVNEVRARNFAVSKPLVALTLDDLLAERGREFIWEGCRRQDLVRFGKWNSAWQFHPADPDFRKLFPIPQAQLDANPNLQQNPGYK is encoded by the coding sequence ATGAAAACAAGTATCCTGAAATATACACTACTGGCGGGCCTGGCCTGCTCTCTCTTCAGCTGTACCAAACTGGACGAAACATTTTACGATAGAGGTACCGACGATAATTTCCTGAAAACGGAAGATGAACTCAATGCCTTTGCCAACGGGGCTTACGCCAATTTACGCAAGTACCGTGATGCCTATTGGAAAATGAACGAGGTGACCACGGATGAAACCACCGTGCCTTCCCGGGGCGCCGACTGGAACGAAGGTGGACTGTGGCGGGTGCTGATCAGTCACCAGTTTCCGGTGACCCACCAATATATCAATGATATGTGGAACAGCATTTACCGCGATGGTGTAAATCCTGTCAATGCCATCCTGCAAAAGCTGGAAGGTTCTTCGATACAGCTGCCCACCAAAACGCAGGTAGTGGCCCAGATGAAGGTGCTGCGGGCATTTCATTTCTACCTGGCCATGGACGCCTTCGGCAACATCCCCATTGTTACCTCCTTCAGCCAGACCGAGCCGCCTAAAAACACTCCACGGGCGCAGGCCTTTACATTCATTGAAAAAGAAATACTGGATAATATTAATGCACTCCCTGCAGAACTGAACACCCGCAACTATGGCAAAGTGACCAAAGGAATGGGTTTTATGCTGCTGGCGAAGTTGTATGCCAACGCTGAAGTATATACGGGAATGCCACGCTGGAATGATTGTATTCGTATGTGCGATTCCGTTACCAAACAGGGCTATCAGCTGGAAGCCGATTATTTTGCCAATTTCTCCACCCACAACGAAACATCCAAAGAGAATATTTTTGTAGTGCCATACGACGCCATCAATGCTAAAGGCATGATGCTACATTATCTCACACTGCATTATAACAGCCGTTATACCTACGGTCTGCCCAGTTCACCCTGGAATGGATGGTGCACGCTGAAAGCACATTATGAGTCATACGATAATGATGATAGACGTAAAACCATATTCCTCGTGGGGCAGCAGTACGCACAGGACGGTACCCCGCTGAAAACAGAGCAGGGGGCGCCGCTCATCTTTACGCCGGAAATCAATGATCTGGCCAATGCAACACAGACGGAAGGGGTACGGATCGTAAAATATGAGATTGAGAAAAACACCCCGTATGCCGATCAGAATAATGACCTGGTTATTTTCCGCTATGCAGATGCATTGATGCTGAAAGCGGAAGGTCTGTTGCGGACGGGTCAAACCGGACCTGCCCTCAGCCTGGTAAATGAGGTACGCGCTCGCAATTTCGCTGTGAGCAAGCCGCTGGTGGCGCTTACACTGGATGATCTGCTGGCCGAAAGAGGCCGTGAGTTTATCTGGGAAGGCTGTCGCAGACAGGACCTGGTCCGCTTTGGTAAATGGAACAGCGCATGGCAGTTCCATCCTGCCGATCCCGATTTCCGTAAACTGTTTCCCATCCCGCAGGCCCAGCTGGACGCCAATCCTAACCTGCAGCAGAACCCGGGATATAAATAA